From Variimorphobacter saccharofermentans, one genomic window encodes:
- a CDS encoding lysophospholipid acyltransferase family protein: MKRIALMVLRSLFNLPFWFFRIFQLCNIKKYDAATRYAYLHRLVPIVNRRGRIKIECHGIENLPKENGYIMFPNHQGLFDALAFLETHERPFVTVMKKEVKDTILLKQIIQILQAEVIDREDIRQSMQVIMNMTRRVKEGENFIIFAEGTRSRNGNQLLEFKGGSFKSAMNAKCPIVPVALVDSFKAFDTNSIKKQTVQIHYMEPLYYDDYKGMKSTEVAELVASRIQQKVNENIR; this comes from the coding sequence ATGAAACGAATTGCGTTAATGGTCCTTCGTAGTTTATTTAATCTACCTTTCTGGTTTTTTCGTATTTTCCAATTATGTAACATTAAAAAATACGATGCCGCGACCCGGTATGCCTATCTTCACCGGCTTGTACCAATTGTAAATCGTCGGGGCAGGATTAAAATTGAATGTCATGGAATTGAAAATCTACCAAAAGAAAACGGTTATATCATGTTTCCGAACCATCAGGGTCTCTTTGATGCTCTGGCATTTCTTGAAACCCATGAAAGGCCCTTCGTCACTGTAATGAAAAAGGAAGTCAAGGATACCATCCTGCTCAAGCAAATTATACAGATCTTGCAGGCTGAGGTCATAGACCGGGAGGATATACGACAATCCATGCAAGTCATAATGAACATGACCCGCAGAGTGAAGGAAGGCGAAAACTTTATTATATTTGCAGAAGGTACCCGGTCTCGCAACGGTAATCAGCTGTTGGAATTTAAGGGTGGCAGCTTTAAAAGTGCTATGAATGCAAAATGTCCCATAGTACCGGTTGCTCTTGTGGACTCCTTTAAAGCATTTGATACGAATTCTATTAAAAAACAAACCGTTCAAATCCACTATATGGAGCCCCTATACTATGATGATTATAAAGGAATGAAATCCACCGAGGTCGCTGAACTGGTAGCCTCAAGAATTCAGCAAAAGGTAAATGAAAATATTAGATAG
- a CDS encoding phenylpyruvate tautomerase MIF-related protein: MPYINTRTNIEISKEKEELLKQEIGKAIELIPGKSEDWLMVSFEDQASLYFRGKTDKPIAFVEVKLFGASTKEAYQKLTAELTSIIANELDIAPNQIYVRYEETKYWGYNGNNF, encoded by the coding sequence ATGCCTTATATTAATACCAGAACTAATATTGAGATTTCAAAGGAAAAGGAAGAATTACTGAAACAAGAAATAGGAAAAGCAATTGAACTAATTCCCGGGAAAAGTGAAGATTGGCTAATGGTATCCTTTGAGGATCAAGCTTCTCTTTATTTTAGAGGCAAAACGGATAAGCCCATCGCATTTGTAGAAGTAAAATTATTTGGTGCATCCACGAAGGAAGCCTACCAAAAGCTGACTGCTGAGCTTACTTCAATTATAGCAAATGAATTGGATATTGCTCCGAATCAAATATATGTACGATATGAAGAAACAAAATACTGGGGCTATAATGGGAATAACTTTTAA
- a CDS encoding 6-phosphofructokinase, producing MNNLLVAQSGGPTAAINATLSGVLHGVRASGKIDQVFGAKNGIEGVIKDHLINLNDILMDTGALDLLTCTPSSILGTCRYKLKECHQDEETYHKIITTLKKYEIKFFIYIGGNDSMDTVHKLSEYCIENNHDIKIMGAPKTIDNDLHMTDHSPGFGSAAKYIASTIKELACDIGAYDIPAVTIVEIMGRNAGWLTASAVLSRMNGGAGVDLIYLCEKEFDYKRFIHDVREKLSQKSGILIAVSEGIRDGSGAYVSDTISSGTVDIFGHKYIAGAARALEQLVRTEIGCKVRSIELSLMQRSASHLASETDIMEAMMLGQKALACALDGETGKMSVIKRISNKPYRVEFDSVPVHQVANKEKTVPIDWITPDDHDVTSDMIDYLLPLIQGEINLKYQNGIPRQFSL from the coding sequence ATGAATAACTTATTGGTGGCACAGTCCGGTGGGCCTACAGCAGCAATTAATGCGACATTGTCAGGAGTTCTGCATGGGGTTCGTGCCAGTGGTAAAATTGATCAGGTTTTTGGTGCGAAGAATGGAATAGAAGGTGTCATCAAGGATCACTTGATTAACCTAAATGATATACTGATGGATACCGGAGCACTGGACCTGCTTACTTGTACCCCATCCTCAATATTAGGAACCTGCAGATATAAGTTGAAGGAATGTCATCAGGATGAAGAAACCTATCATAAAATAATAACGACGCTTAAGAAATATGAAATCAAATTTTTCATTTACATTGGTGGAAATGATTCTATGGACACCGTTCATAAGCTTTCTGAGTACTGTATAGAAAATAACCATGATATTAAGATTATGGGGGCTCCGAAAACCATTGATAATGATTTGCATATGACGGATCATAGCCCTGGCTTTGGATCCGCGGCGAAATATATTGCATCAACCATAAAAGAGCTGGCTTGCGATATCGGAGCATACGATATTCCTGCAGTCACCATTGTCGAAATTATGGGGCGGAATGCTGGATGGTTAACTGCTTCTGCAGTGCTTTCCAGAATGAATGGTGGAGCAGGGGTGGACTTAATCTATCTATGTGAGAAGGAGTTTGACTATAAACGTTTTATTCATGATGTCAGGGAGAAGCTATCCCAAAAGAGTGGAATTCTGATTGCGGTCAGTGAAGGTATAAGGGATGGGAGCGGTGCCTATGTATCAGATACAATATCCAGCGGCACGGTGGATATCTTCGGACATAAATACATTGCAGGTGCAGCAAGAGCATTAGAACAGCTGGTACGGACAGAAATCGGATGTAAGGTCCGTTCCATCGAGTTAAGTCTGATGCAACGTTCTGCATCGCATCTGGCCAGCGAAACAGATATCATGGAAGCAATGATGCTTGGCCAAAAAGCGCTCGCCTGCGCACTAGACGGAGAAACCGGTAAAATGTCGGTGATAAAAAGAATATCAAATAAGCCCTATCGGGTGGAGTTTGATTCGGTTCCGGTTCATCAGGTAGCCAATAAGGAGAAGACGGTCCCCATAGATTGGATTACACCGGATGACCATGATGTGACATCGGATATGATTGATTATCTCCTTCCCTTGATACAGGGAGAAATTAACTTGAAATACCAAAATGGGATTCCCCGTCAATTCAGTTTATAA
- a CDS encoding manganese catalase family protein, protein MWSYEKRLQCPVKIDQCNPKLAQVIMSQFGGPDGELAASMRYLSQRYTMPNRKIAGLLTDIGTEELAHMEIVSAIVHQLTDGLTPEQIVEGGFQNYYVDHTLGLWPQSAGGIPFNSCFFQSKGDPITDLVEDMAAEQKARTTYDNILRLVHDHDVCEPIKFLRKREIIHFQRFGEALRMITDNMDSKNFYAINPAFPADFSK, encoded by the coding sequence ATGTGGAGTTATGAAAAAAGACTGCAATGTCCGGTAAAAATTGATCAGTGCAATCCTAAGCTGGCGCAGGTTATAATGAGCCAATTCGGCGGTCCCGATGGTGAACTTGCTGCATCCATGCGTTATTTATCTCAACGATATACCATGCCTAACAGAAAGATAGCAGGCCTATTAACAGACATTGGAACAGAAGAACTTGCTCATATGGAAATTGTCAGTGCGATTGTCCATCAGCTCACTGATGGTCTTACTCCAGAGCAAATCGTGGAAGGTGGCTTCCAGAATTATTATGTCGACCATACATTAGGCTTGTGGCCGCAGTCAGCGGGTGGCATTCCGTTTAACTCCTGTTTCTTCCAAAGTAAAGGTGACCCGATTACGGATTTAGTAGAAGACATGGCAGCAGAGCAAAAAGCAAGAACAACTTACGATAATATTCTTCGTCTTGTACACGATCATGATGTGTGTGAACCGATCAAATTCTTAAGAAAGAGAGAAATTATCCATTTCCAACGATTTGGTGAGGCATTACGTATGATAACTGATAACATGGATTCTAAGAATTTCTATGCAATTAATCCAGCATTCCCGGCTGATTTTTCAAAATAG
- a CDS encoding ABC transporter ATP-binding protein, with amino-acid sequence MIELQNINKYYNPGTVNEMCLFQNFNLIVRDGEFVSVVGSNGSGKTSMLNIICGSIPIDSGNIIISGENITFMPEFKRQRRIGRVYQNPAMGTCPSMTILENMSLADNKGKSFNLRKGTNKKRIEYYRENLRKLNLGLEDKLEVPVGSLSGGQRQAMALLMATMTPIEFLILDEHTAALDPKTAELIMQLTDQVVKEKKLTTIMVTHNLRYAVEYGNRLIMMHQGEVVIDKAGQDKQAMRIEDILDQFNQISIECGN; translated from the coding sequence ATGATTGAATTACAAAATATTAATAAATACTATAACCCCGGTACGGTCAATGAGATGTGTCTCTTTCAGAATTTCAATCTGATAGTTCGGGATGGTGAGTTCGTATCTGTGGTAGGCAGTAACGGATCTGGTAAGACCTCCATGCTGAATATCATTTGCGGAAGTATTCCCATAGATAGTGGTAATATTATTATTAGTGGAGAAAATATTACTTTTATGCCTGAATTCAAACGACAGAGACGAATTGGCCGAGTATATCAGAATCCTGCAATGGGAACCTGCCCTTCTATGACGATACTTGAGAATATGTCATTGGCAGATAACAAAGGAAAAAGCTTTAACCTAAGAAAAGGTACGAACAAAAAAAGAATAGAGTATTACCGCGAGAATCTTCGTAAATTAAATCTAGGTCTTGAGGATAAACTGGAGGTACCTGTTGGTTCCTTATCGGGTGGACAGAGGCAGGCCATGGCGTTATTAATGGCAACCATGACTCCGATTGAATTCTTGATTCTGGATGAGCATACAGCTGCCTTGGACCCTAAGACGGCAGAGCTTATTATGCAGCTCACTGACCAGGTGGTTAAGGAAAAGAAGCTAACAACCATTATGGTTACACATAATCTTCGGTATGCCGTGGAATATGGTAACCGGCTTATCATGATGCATCAGGGTGAAGTGGTGATTGATAAAGCGGGGCAGGATAAGCAAGCGATGCGGATTGAGGATATTCTGGATCAATTTAACCAAATCAGTATTGAATGCGGTAACTAA
- a CDS encoding MFS transporter produces MLTVLLLIIYFAFISLGLPDSLLGSAWPSMYQEMGVPISYAGIVSMITAGGTILSSLFSDKLIRKFGTGLITSISVLMTAGALVGFSFSNEFYLLCLFAIPLGLGAGSVDAALNNYVALHYKAKHMSWLHCFWGVGAMTGPIIMSRYLERGYFFQSGYRAVAIIQFILVAILFISLPLWKKGSRLNSVEAENIEGIEKVIPEHKVISKKDLLGLPGAKQVLIAFFCYCSIEATTGLWGSSYAVMTHGIQADTAARWASLFFFGITFGRFLSGFVTLKLNNRQMVRLGEVFITVGIILIMLPAGQVTSLLGFILTGVGCAPIYPSLLHETPENFGAEYSQSIMGVQMACAYVGSTFIPPIFGAVASKLGYSIMPYFTGFLLILMFVMTEMLNKRVDAKKNMK; encoded by the coding sequence GTGTTAACGGTATTATTACTTATAATCTACTTTGCATTTATCAGCTTAGGTCTTCCGGATTCCCTTCTTGGTTCCGCCTGGCCATCCATGTATCAGGAGATGGGCGTCCCCATTTCCTATGCCGGTATTGTCTCAATGATAACAGCCGGAGGGACCATCCTCTCCAGCTTGTTTAGTGACAAGCTAATTAGAAAATTTGGTACCGGTTTGATTACTTCGATCAGTGTATTGATGACTGCTGGTGCACTAGTCGGATTTTCCTTCAGTAATGAATTTTATTTGTTATGTCTGTTTGCCATACCTTTAGGTCTGGGAGCAGGTTCAGTGGATGCTGCTCTGAATAATTATGTGGCTCTCCATTATAAAGCAAAGCATATGAGTTGGCTTCATTGCTTCTGGGGTGTTGGTGCTATGACTGGCCCGATTATTATGTCACGTTACTTAGAACGGGGGTACTTTTTTCAATCCGGTTACCGCGCCGTAGCAATTATACAATTTATCTTAGTAGCAATATTATTTATTTCCTTACCCTTGTGGAAAAAAGGTTCCCGATTGAATAGCGTTGAAGCAGAGAATATAGAAGGGATCGAAAAGGTTATCCCGGAGCATAAAGTAATAAGCAAAAAAGATCTTCTGGGCCTGCCTGGAGCCAAACAGGTGTTAATTGCTTTCTTTTGCTATTGTTCGATCGAAGCAACCACTGGCCTATGGGGAAGCAGTTATGCCGTGATGACTCATGGCATACAGGCAGATACGGCGGCAAGGTGGGCATCCTTATTCTTTTTCGGAATTACCTTTGGCAGATTTTTATCCGGTTTTGTAACACTGAAGTTAAATAACAGACAAATGGTACGTTTAGGTGAAGTATTCATCACGGTCGGCATCATTCTAATCATGCTTCCCGCTGGTCAAGTTACTTCCTTACTAGGATTCATTCTCACCGGAGTTGGTTGTGCACCAATATATCCCAGTCTGTTACATGAGACACCTGAGAACTTTGGTGCGGAATACTCACAATCCATTATGGGAGTACAGATGGCCTGTGCATATGTGGGGAGTACATTCATCCCTCCGATCTTTGGTGCAGTTGCATCCAAATTAGGGTATTCGATTATGCCGTATTTTACAGGCTTCCTCCTTATATTGATGTTTGTAATGACCGAAATGTTAAATAAGAGGGTTGATGCAAAGAAAAATATGAAGTGA
- a CDS encoding spore coat associated protein CotJA, translated as MDRRTYRGNMGSNHCNNRRTAPYRSNDPVCGDVLGYSPEYTCDRDDYHEDFDRFPLAMCYVPWQQFRNLFENEFEALCHGTLFKELDLDWYGRSCK; from the coding sequence ATGGATAGACGGACATACCGAGGCAATATGGGAAGTAATCACTGTAATAATAGAAGGACAGCACCATATCGTTCCAATGATCCCGTATGTGGAGATGTCTTGGGATATTCACCAGAGTATACCTGTGATAGGGATGACTACCACGAAGATTTTGACCGCTTCCCGCTTGCAATGTGCTATGTACCGTGGCAGCAATTTAGAAACTTATTCGAAAACGAATTCGAGGCACTGTGCCATGGAACATTATTCAAGGAATTGGATCTAGACTGGTATGGAAGGAGTTGTAAATAG
- a CDS encoding spore coat protein CotJB, producing MDGNNREKLFACITATSFVMDELRLFLDTHPTDRAALEYWDRIQRVRNEAVHEYTKCYGPIEMYHVENDCKWAWVEDPWPWEGRC from the coding sequence ATGGACGGAAATAATAGAGAAAAATTATTTGCTTGCATTACGGCAACAAGTTTTGTTATGGATGAACTGAGATTATTTCTTGATACACATCCGACAGACAGAGCCGCTTTAGAATACTGGGATAGAATTCAAAGGGTCAGAAATGAAGCAGTACACGAGTACACGAAATGCTATGGACCAATTGAAATGTATCATGTAGAAAATGACTGTAAGTGGGCTTGGGTTGAAGATCCGTGGCCTTGGGAAGGAAGGTGCTAG
- a CDS encoding ABC transporter permease → MLFTIGIGVLEEGLLYAIMALGVYITYKILDFPDLSVDGTFPLGGAVTAVLIVAGVNPLLTLIISFLIGAVAGILTGLIHVKLKVRDLLSGIIMMTALYSINLRIAGKANVAIFSKETIFDNEIIRNYIPEAYQPFMTLTILLIITVIMKLLLDLYLKTKSGYLLRAVGDNATLVTSLAKDKGFVKIVGLAIANAFVALAGCIYTQKSGFFEISTGTGAIVIGLASVIIGTNIFKRVSLVKATTAVIVGSIVYKACVATAIALGMEASDLKLITAILFLGILVISNERKRRVKAND, encoded by the coding sequence ATGTTATTTACAATTGGTATAGGTGTATTAGAAGAAGGCCTGTTATATGCAATCATGGCACTCGGTGTATACATAACCTATAAAATCTTAGATTTTCCGGATCTGTCCGTGGACGGAACCTTTCCGTTGGGAGGAGCTGTAACGGCAGTGCTCATAGTTGCTGGGGTAAATCCACTTCTAACGCTCATTATATCCTTTCTCATCGGAGCTGTTGCCGGAATATTAACCGGCCTTATCCATGTGAAGCTTAAGGTCAGAGATTTGCTGTCAGGAATTATTATGATGACAGCTTTGTACTCCATTAACCTTCGGATTGCAGGAAAGGCAAATGTCGCAATCTTTTCGAAGGAAACGATTTTTGATAATGAGATTATTCGTAATTATATACCCGAAGCCTATCAACCGTTTATGACTTTGACAATTTTGTTAATAATTACAGTGATTATGAAGCTTTTACTGGATTTATACCTTAAGACAAAGTCCGGTTATTTGCTTCGTGCAGTTGGTGACAATGCTACATTAGTAACCTCACTGGCAAAAGATAAGGGATTTGTAAAAATAGTCGGACTGGCAATTGCCAATGCCTTTGTTGCTCTTGCAGGTTGTATCTACACTCAGAAAAGCGGTTTTTTTGAGATCTCCACTGGTACCGGAGCAATTGTTATTGGTTTGGCAAGCGTAATTATTGGAACGAATATATTCAAAAGGGTTAGCTTAGTAAAGGCTACCACTGCAGTAATTGTAGGATCTATCGTATATAAAGCATGTGTAGCGACAGCCATTGCGCTCGGTATGGAGGCATCCGACCTGAAATTAATCACAGCGATCCTATTCCTTGGAATTCTGGTAATAAGCAATGAGCGTAAGAGGAGGGTGAAGGCAAATGATTGA
- a CDS encoding folate family ECF transporter S component, with amino-acid sequence MKNFKELFHSSYLELKNVRSIATAAMFGAISIVLGVFTIMIGDFLKIGFTYLPNNFIFYLFGPVFGAVYGAAMDILTFIVKPTGAFFYGFTVSAALKGLLFGTILYRKPISLKRIFIANLLRVIFISILLDTYWLTLLNGDAFLALLPVRALKNLILLPIETFLLFGLIKAVDASGVLRVLKRGRAKA; translated from the coding sequence ATGAAAAATTTTAAGGAACTATTTCACTCATCTTACCTGGAATTAAAAAATGTAAGAAGTATTGCCACGGCGGCCATGTTTGGAGCTATCTCGATCGTATTAGGGGTATTCACGATTATGATCGGTGACTTTCTAAAGATTGGCTTTACGTATCTGCCGAATAATTTTATCTTTTATCTATTCGGGCCGGTATTTGGTGCCGTATATGGAGCAGCCATGGATATCTTAACGTTCATTGTTAAGCCGACAGGGGCTTTTTTCTATGGCTTTACCGTAAGTGCAGCATTGAAAGGGTTACTCTTCGGAACGATACTTTATCGAAAACCAATCAGTCTGAAACGGATATTTATAGCAAATCTTTTACGCGTAATATTTATCAGCATTTTATTAGACACCTATTGGCTTACCCTTCTTAATGGGGATGCATTTTTAGCTCTATTGCCAGTCAGAGCACTGAAGAATTTAATCTTACTTCCGATTGAAACCTTTTTGCTTTTTGGGTTAATCAAAGCGGTAGATGCTAGCGGAGTATTAAGGGTTCTTAAGAGAGGCAGAGCGAAGGCATAA
- a CDS encoding ROK family protein, whose translation MRFKLKANRKQMKEINKNILRKALKQRRKTTKVELSQLTELSVVTVNSLISEMVLSGEVIEGDDIPSNGGRPSKQYIYNDNYKQSIIIYGYQDNNKNLFHMLVVDSFGVCLSRKKGYIEHVMNNSFDSWIKAAFQSYANICTIVFGLPGAEENGVIYVHDYPDIIGDQFITYYQEKYGVSVIYENDINATTLGFYSRQNKATVQTVVGLYYPRIYGPGAGTVIMGEIYRGCRNFAGEVGWIPLIPSWKDLNYDDPEEVLLMLRQIVVMYCCILAPENIVIYGDFLNNDILCSLIEQVRTLLNGNFIPDISFERSLERDFELGLIQLVLKEYERIEGLALWC comes from the coding sequence ATGAGATTTAAATTGAAGGCTAATCGCAAGCAAATGAAAGAAATTAATAAGAATATACTGAGAAAAGCATTAAAGCAGAGGAGAAAAACAACAAAGGTTGAATTATCCCAGTTAACAGAATTAAGTGTTGTGACAGTTAACTCTCTGATCAGCGAGATGGTATTATCTGGTGAAGTGATTGAGGGTGATGATATTCCGTCCAATGGTGGAAGGCCATCAAAGCAATATATTTATAACGATAATTATAAGCAATCTATCATTATATATGGCTATCAGGATAACAATAAGAACTTATTTCACATGCTTGTGGTAGACTCCTTTGGAGTCTGTTTATCCCGGAAGAAAGGATATATTGAACATGTTATGAACAATAGCTTTGATTCTTGGATTAAAGCTGCATTTCAATCCTATGCGAATATTTGTACTATCGTATTTGGCTTACCCGGTGCTGAGGAAAATGGTGTAATCTACGTTCACGATTATCCAGATATTATCGGGGATCAATTCATTACTTATTATCAAGAAAAGTACGGTGTGTCTGTGATTTATGAAAATGATATTAATGCAACTACCTTGGGATTTTATTCACGACAGAATAAAGCAACAGTACAAACCGTTGTGGGTCTTTATTACCCAAGAATATATGGTCCCGGAGCCGGCACTGTGATAATGGGAGAAATATATAGAGGCTGCAGGAATTTTGCCGGTGAGGTTGGCTGGATCCCCCTAATTCCTTCCTGGAAAGATCTAAACTATGATGATCCGGAAGAAGTACTTCTCATGTTACGTCAAATTGTTGTTATGTACTGTTGCATTCTTGCACCTGAGAATATTGTTATTTATGGCGACTTCTTGAATAATGATATCCTATGCAGCTTAATTGAACAGGTTCGGACTCTGCTTAATGGTAATTTCATACCGGACATTTCGTTTGAAAGAAGCCTGGAAAGAGACTTTGAGCTTGGATTAATTCAGCTTGTACTAAAAGAATATGAAAGAATTGAGGGATTGGCATTATGGTGTTAA
- a CDS encoding linear amide C-N hydrolase has protein sequence MCTSFAVYHQEKAIYGMNFDTVDIDLKLKINSYNGMNLFYFAGLADNIYREIAGFNSEGLFVCTQAVEYGSGFKSNCDENDWFAFDIFDEALKKTKKASEFFGILNKRVISYPRNPLFPYLGLHTMIADKTGDAFILEEGKDANTVCPIRNDSIVMTNFPNGNFMEANYNEVNGLGADRYICAHEYIHNNIHSFGIDEAFEVLQRTSQDTTSQSPTLCSIVYEPLNNEIYICFKKDFSKRWKISVKEKTIQSLDGFLSNNIIQFTNGEILVNDLIRLYK, from the coding sequence ATGTGTACAAGTTTTGCAGTATACCATCAAGAAAAAGCTATTTATGGCATGAATTTCGATACCGTTGATATTGATTTAAAACTAAAAATCAATAGTTATAATGGTATGAACTTATTTTACTTTGCAGGCTTAGCAGATAACATATACAGGGAAATCGCCGGTTTTAACAGTGAAGGTCTTTTTGTCTGTACTCAAGCAGTAGAATATGGTTCCGGTTTTAAATCAAATTGTGACGAAAACGATTGGTTTGCTTTTGATATATTTGATGAAGCGCTAAAGAAAACAAAAAAAGCATCTGAATTTTTTGGAATTCTTAATAAGAGAGTAATCTCGTATCCCAGAAATCCATTATTTCCATATTTGGGGTTACATACCATGATCGCTGATAAAACTGGTGATGCATTTATTCTGGAAGAAGGAAAAGATGCCAATACAGTATGTCCTATCCGTAATGATTCTATTGTTATGACTAATTTTCCAAATGGGAATTTTATGGAGGCAAATTATAATGAAGTAAATGGTTTAGGTGCTGATCGATATATTTGTGCCCATGAATATATTCATAATAATATTCATAGCTTTGGAATAGATGAAGCTTTTGAAGTTTTACAAAGAACTTCACAGGATACGACTTCTCAGAGTCCAACTCTGTGTTCCATAGTTTATGAACCATTAAATAATGAAATATATATTTGCTTCAAAAAAGATTTTAGTAAAAGGTGGAAGATTTCTGTTAAAGAAAAAACAATACAATCATTGGATGGATTTTTAAGCAATAATATAATTCAATTTACGAATGGAGAAATATTAGTGAATGATCTTATTAGATTGTATAAGTAA
- a CDS encoding ABC transporter substrate-binding protein, translating to MKKIISVAIMLALTAGLLVGCGTTTGTSGKSKVTIGIGQFAEHGSLDNCKNGFLEGLKQEGYVEGENLEVKFENAQADGAIAGQIANNFVANKVDLICAIATPMAQSAFGAAKNTDIPVIFTAVTDPVLAELAKADGTPNGNVTGTSDKLPVERQLEMIRAILPEAKTIGIMYSTSEVNSVSAIEEYKAAAPAYGFEIVESGISTTADIPLAADNLLEKVDCINNLTDNTVVSSLPLILDKAAEKNIPVFGSEVEQVKIGCLATVGLDYYDLGIQTGKMAAQVLKGEKKASEINFEVIEEASFYGNTKVAENLGITLPEDLVKGAKEMFQTISE from the coding sequence ATGAAAAAAATAATCTCAGTAGCAATTATGTTAGCGCTTACAGCAGGCCTACTCGTAGGATGTGGCACTACTACCGGTACATCAGGTAAAAGCAAGGTTACCATCGGAATAGGTCAATTTGCAGAGCATGGATCCTTGGATAACTGTAAAAATGGTTTCCTGGAAGGATTAAAGCAAGAGGGATATGTCGAGGGAGAGAACCTGGAAGTAAAATTTGAGAATGCACAGGCAGATGGCGCAATTGCCGGACAAATTGCGAATAACTTTGTAGCAAACAAGGTGGATTTAATCTGTGCCATCGCTACTCCTATGGCACAAAGTGCATTTGGTGCAGCTAAGAACACAGATATTCCTGTTATTTTTACGGCAGTAACAGATCCGGTTTTGGCTGAGCTTGCAAAAGCAGACGGAACTCCTAACGGCAATGTTACCGGTACCAGCGATAAACTTCCTGTAGAACGTCAGTTAGAAATGATCCGAGCTATTCTACCCGAGGCAAAAACCATTGGTATCATGTATAGTACTAGTGAAGTAAACTCCGTATCTGCAATTGAGGAATATAAGGCAGCAGCACCGGCATATGGATTTGAAATTGTAGAAAGCGGTATATCAACAACAGCAGATATTCCGTTAGCAGCGGATAATCTCTTAGAGAAAGTAGACTGCATTAATAATCTGACAGATAACACCGTAGTTAGCTCGTTACCTCTCATCCTGGACAAAGCGGCTGAAAAGAATATACCGGTCTTCGGAAGTGAAGTAGAGCAGGTTAAAATTGGATGTCTTGCAACTGTAGGACTTGATTATTATGACCTGGGGATACAGACTGGTAAGATGGCTGCTCAGGTATTAAAGGGAGAAAAGAAAGCAAGTGAGATAAATTTTGAGGTTATTGAAGAGGCTTCCTTCTACGGAAATACTAAGGTAGCCGAAAACCTGGGAATTACTCTTCCAGAGGATTTAGTGAAAGGCGCAAAGGAAATGTTTCAGACTATCTCCGAGTAA